In Capsicum annuum cultivar UCD-10X-F1 chromosome 8, UCD10Xv1.1, whole genome shotgun sequence, the genomic window CTTTCCACTTTaacaagtataatttttttaatagatatgaCTCGAAAAAGAGGTACAGGTCGAGGAAGCATAGGGCGTGCAGGCAAGTCAGCAACTAGGACTAATATGCCTGTTCGTACTGTAAACATGCCTACTATTCCCACTCCTACAGTTGCGCTGGAAACAGCTGGTGGCGTAGGTGCTCCAACTTCTAATCTTGGTAGTACGTCTCCTACTACTGCAAATCAGACCAACCCAACAACTGTAGGTACGTCTTCACAAACCAACCAAGTAGGTGAGGACATAGCTCGTAGCATCGTAGCAACACAAATGGAGAAAGTAATTCCAGTTGGAGCCATGTGCGGACCCTTATTACTATAACTTCTGCAGGGTTAGTCCATTtcttgtctattattattatatattattttttatttatagtaaCCTCTAAATAATGTCTTCACATTGATACAGATTGCAACCTTCTAAAGCGTGCTCCAATAGGATACAcgagtctttcaaaagtgaactTGATCACAATGGAGTCAATTGGAAAGGTGTCTCATGTGACATAAAATATGGCTATTTTAGGGAATTCAAGGTATACATCTTCATCATAATTGATTTTGTAAAGTGTACTCatttttataaatatgatattaatgtgttatcttggaaatttatttcagaaacactTCTATTGGGATTCTTCCATTACTGATACTGCAGTAAAGAAACACTGGCAGAGTAAGGCAGCAACTGTGTATAGAAATTTCATTgctaaaatcaaagagaaaggGATTGGGCAAGATTTTATACATG contains:
- the LOC107879534 gene encoding uncharacterized protein LOC107879534 gives rise to the protein MTRKRGTGRGSIGRAGKSATRTNMPVRTVNMPTIPTPTVALETAGGVGAPTSNLGSTSPTTANQTNPTTVGTSSQTNQVGEDIARSIVATQMEKVIPVGAILQPSKACSNRIHESFKSELDHNGVNWKGVSCDIKYGYFREFKKHFYWDSSITDTAVKKHWQSKAATVYRNFIAKIKEKGIGQDFIHEDVWES